From the genome of Cytobacillus firmus, one region includes:
- a CDS encoding LTA synthase family protein — protein sequence MKLFKKLPSIWAAVILIWIKTAAVSFIGFNLHPENWTDILFMLLSPIGAIMVILGIPYYFKRKAKPGAIFAAMAVLTGILFGDLLYYRFYTDFVTVPILFQFKNVGGIGPSTFELISPWDLLLLADLVVFWLYYLKRKSTGEQVTYKSKRLYGAVSLMFVLITITLGLVKVPHLFSESYNRQQLVKHIGLYQYHLYDIGIAAANPLNRAFASATDAEASAEYVQSHEDKPSDYFGAAKGMNVVLISMESTQNFVINQKVNGQEITPFLNSLIEDSFYFSRVYDQTAQGKTSDSEFMVDTGLYPLSSGSAFVRKTENAYRSLPHILAEKDYYSAIFHGNDASFWNREAMYDSLGYNRYFSKADYMVSDENSVNYGIKDIPFFQQSIQHLDNLQKPFYARFITLTNHFPFLLEEEDQFIPEASTSEMVVNRYVTTVRYQDEAIKTFFQDLKKKGLYENTMFVLYGDHYGISDKYEHGVLELLGQEDTIVNRMQLQSVPLIIHVPGVEGKTFSNLGGEIDIRATILHLLGISADENFSFGQNLFTRDPYHPVTFRDGSFIAKDYLYKSGKCFDSKSEEEADITGCEPLMDISRKELGFSDDIVHGDLMRFME from the coding sequence ATGAAGTTATTTAAAAAGCTTCCTTCCATTTGGGCTGCCGTTATCTTAATCTGGATCAAGACGGCTGCTGTATCCTTTATCGGATTCAATTTGCACCCGGAGAACTGGACAGATATTTTATTTATGCTATTAAGCCCTATTGGGGCCATTATGGTCATTCTCGGAATTCCTTATTACTTTAAGCGAAAGGCCAAACCGGGAGCTATTTTTGCAGCGATGGCAGTTTTGACCGGCATTCTTTTTGGGGACCTACTATATTATCGCTTTTATACTGATTTTGTAACCGTTCCTATCCTTTTTCAGTTTAAAAATGTAGGAGGGATAGGACCGAGTACTTTTGAATTAATCAGCCCATGGGATCTTCTGTTATTGGCTGATCTGGTTGTTTTTTGGCTTTACTATTTAAAAAGGAAATCAACAGGTGAGCAGGTTACATATAAATCAAAAAGGCTTTATGGTGCTGTCAGTCTGATGTTTGTTCTAATAACCATCACTCTTGGCTTGGTGAAAGTGCCTCATTTATTTTCGGAATCCTATAATCGCCAGCAGCTTGTTAAGCATATAGGCTTGTATCAGTATCATCTATATGATATTGGAATCGCTGCAGCAAACCCGCTCAACCGCGCTTTTGCCAGTGCAACAGATGCTGAGGCTTCTGCTGAGTATGTGCAATCACATGAAGATAAGCCATCAGATTACTTTGGTGCCGCAAAAGGTATGAATGTCGTTCTGATCAGCATGGAGTCCACACAGAATTTTGTGATCAACCAGAAGGTGAATGGGCAGGAAATAACGCCTTTCCTTAATTCACTGATTGAAGACAGCTTTTATTTCAGCCGGGTCTATGATCAGACAGCACAGGGCAAAACATCGGACTCGGAATTCATGGTTGATACGGGCCTTTATCCTTTGTCCAGCGGCTCGGCATTTGTCCGGAAAACGGAAAACGCTTATCGGAGCCTGCCGCATATATTAGCTGAAAAGGATTATTACTCAGCCATTTTCCACGGGAATGACGCTTCGTTCTGGAATCGGGAGGCCATGTATGATTCCTTAGGATACAACCGTTATTTTTCAAAAGCCGATTATATGGTGAGTGATGAGAACTCAGTGAACTACGGGATTAAAGATATTCCATTTTTTCAGCAATCCATTCAGCATCTGGATAACCTGCAAAAGCCTTTCTACGCAAGGTTTATCACATTAACAAACCATTTTCCGTTTTTGCTGGAGGAGGAAGATCAGTTTATTCCTGAGGCCAGCACCAGTGAAATGGTGGTCAATCGCTATGTCACAACCGTCAGGTACCAGGATGAAGCCATTAAAACCTTCTTCCAGGACTTAAAAAAGAAGGGACTCTATGAAAATACGATGTTTGTATTGTATGGCGATCATTATGGCATCTCTGACAAGTATGAGCATGGTGTGCTTGAACTGCTGGGGCAGGAAGATACGATTGTGAACCGCATGCAGCTCCAGAGTGTGCCGCTGATTATCCATGTGCCGGGTGTGGAGGGCAAAACGTTCTCGAACCTTGGCGGGGAAATCGATATCAGGGCAACGATTCTTCATCTGCTCGGCATAAGTGCTGATGAAAATTTCAGCTTCGGGCAAAACCTGTTTACAAGGGATCCCTATCATCCCGTTACCTTCCGGGATGGAAGTTTCATAGCGAAAGACTATTTGTACAAATCCGGTAAATGCTTCGATAGTAAATCGGAAGAAGAAGCGGATATTACAGGCTGTGAACCTTTAATGGATATCTCCAGGAAAGAGCTCGGCTTTTCTGATGATATTGTGCATGGGGATTTAATGAGGTTTATGGAATAA
- a CDS encoding metal ABC transporter ATP-binding protein — protein MNDPAISIQDLHVSYFGNEAVTGVSLSVNTGNLVGIIGPNGAGKSTFLKAMLNLIPKDKGAVTVLGKPITEVRKSIAYVPQRNDIDWDFPITVLDAVLIGTYPHLKLFRRPKKKDKEWAMECLQRVGMQEFSKRQIGELSGGQQQRVFLARALAQKADLFFLDEPFVGVDVSSEETIVNILKELCRQGKTVIVVHHDLSKANDYFNQLILLNKELISFGTVEEVFKPDVIAKAYQGQFAFMNEIGVSL, from the coding sequence ATGAACGATCCAGCTATCTCCATACAGGATTTGCACGTCTCCTATTTTGGAAATGAAGCGGTAACTGGTGTCAGCCTATCGGTGAATACCGGGAATCTGGTGGGCATTATCGGACCGAATGGCGCAGGCAAATCAACCTTCCTAAAAGCTATGCTGAATCTCATACCAAAGGATAAAGGTGCAGTAACGGTGCTGGGAAAACCCATTACTGAAGTTCGCAAAAGCATCGCCTATGTCCCGCAGCGCAATGACATAGACTGGGATTTCCCCATCACAGTGCTTGATGCCGTTCTTATTGGAACCTACCCCCATTTAAAACTGTTCCGGCGTCCAAAGAAGAAGGATAAAGAATGGGCCATGGAATGTCTTCAGCGAGTCGGCATGCAGGAATTCAGCAAAAGACAGATTGGTGAACTGTCAGGCGGCCAGCAGCAGAGAGTTTTTCTGGCGAGAGCTCTTGCCCAGAAAGCCGATCTTTTTTTTCTGGATGAGCCGTTTGTCGGGGTTGATGTATCGAGCGAGGAAACGATTGTGAATATTTTGAAGGAGCTGTGCAGACAGGGAAAAACAGTGATTGTCGTACATCATGACTTAAGTAAGGCTAACGATTATTTCAATCAGTTAATCCTGCTAAATAAGGAATTGATCAGTTTCGGAACTGTTGAAGAAGTGTTTAAACCTGATGTAATTGCAAAAGCATACCAGGGGCAATTTGCATTTATGAATGAGATTGGGGTGTCATTATAA
- a CDS encoding DinB family protein, whose translation MEQTIFNHMETVRGITEKSIERFPEEMADIIPEGFNNSIRWNFGHIAFVQEKLVFGISGEEMNVPMNYERLFGAGTKPADWTDTPPSFKEIASVLSEQKPRIKTFLHDRFHQKLPSPYTNRGGITFHTTGEAFLFGFYHEAMHMETIKRIYRSISSK comes from the coding sequence TTGGAACAGACTATTTTTAACCATATGGAAACAGTGCGGGGCATTACTGAAAAATCGATTGAACGATTTCCTGAAGAAATGGCTGATATCATTCCAGAAGGGTTTAATAATAGTATCCGCTGGAATTTCGGTCACATTGCATTTGTACAGGAAAAGCTGGTCTTTGGAATATCAGGTGAAGAAATGAACGTCCCGATGAACTATGAACGGTTATTTGGCGCTGGAACAAAGCCTGCCGATTGGACCGATACACCGCCTTCATTCAAGGAAATTGCATCTGTCTTATCCGAACAAAAACCCAGAATAAAGACATTTCTTCATGATCGTTTTCACCAAAAACTGCCCAGCCCATATACAAATCGCGGTGGAATAACTTTTCACACAACTGGAGAGGCATTTCTATTTGGCTTTTATCATGAAGCGATGCATATGGAAACAATCAAACGCATCTATCGATCCATTTCTTCTAAATAA
- a CDS encoding glycerol-3-phosphate acyltransferase produces the protein MIEDVWAALIVMAFSYALGSITGAYYVVKYLAKEDIRYIGSGNAGATNAGRAFGKTGFLLTIAVDAGKTWGALYAAGLLFEGDGVYILSAVCVLLGHLFPIQLGLHGGKGVVVYLASALYLEPLTIAIMVITMGIMFASLRKYTLSGFISMASIPITAWVIGDSFIIAAGLLLMFIIVLISHTNFIMPKHRR, from the coding sequence ATGATCGAAGATGTTTGGGCCGCTCTGATCGTTATGGCCTTTTCTTACGCATTGGGCAGCATAACTGGAGCTTATTATGTGGTTAAATATTTGGCTAAAGAGGATATAAGGTATATAGGGAGCGGGAATGCAGGGGCTACCAATGCCGGAAGAGCATTCGGGAAGACTGGGTTTTTGCTGACCATAGCAGTTGATGCGGGAAAGACATGGGGAGCTTTATATGCAGCTGGACTCTTGTTTGAAGGTGATGGTGTATACATTCTTAGCGCTGTTTGCGTGCTCCTGGGCCATCTTTTTCCAATTCAGCTGGGGTTACATGGCGGAAAAGGAGTGGTTGTCTATCTGGCTTCTGCCTTGTATCTGGAGCCTCTGACGATAGCAATCATGGTCATCACAATGGGAATTATGTTTGCATCTCTTCGAAAGTATACATTATCGGGTTTTATCTCGATGGCTTCAATTCCAATAACAGCCTGGGTGATTGGGGATTCATTCATTATTGCGGCAGGACTGCTGCTGATGTTTATCATTGTCCTAATTTCCCATACAAATTTCATCATGCCTAAGCATAGGAGGTAA
- a CDS encoding metal ABC transporter permease has translation MAFIEAVMQYGFLQKALLTSVMVGIICGVIGCFIILRGMALMGDAISHAVLPGVAISYMLGVNFFFGAVISGVITAIAIGFVSQNSRIKHDTSIGIMFTAAFASGIIIITMLKSSTDLYHILFGNVLAVRSSDMWITLGISLIVLGAVYLFYKELLVTSFDPTMGAAYGLPVRFIHYFLMTLLTMVTVASLQTVGIVLVVAMLITPAASAYLLTERLWVMIFIASGIGVISSIVGLYFSFTYNLASGATIVISSTAIFILVFLFSPKHGLIWKTLKVKKKRASLV, from the coding sequence ATGGCTTTCATTGAAGCGGTGATGCAATATGGTTTTCTGCAAAAAGCGCTATTAACGTCGGTTATGGTAGGAATTATCTGCGGAGTCATTGGCTGTTTTATCATCCTGAGGGGAATGGCTCTTATGGGAGACGCCATATCACATGCCGTACTTCCCGGCGTCGCCATTTCGTATATGCTTGGTGTCAACTTCTTCTTCGGGGCAGTGATCAGCGGTGTAATCACGGCGATCGCTATCGGCTTCGTTTCGCAAAACAGCCGGATTAAGCATGATACCTCAATTGGCATTATGTTTACGGCCGCATTTGCTTCAGGAATCATTATTATTACAATGCTAAAAAGCAGTACAGATTTGTACCATATTTTATTTGGGAATGTTTTGGCGGTAAGATCATCCGATATGTGGATCACATTGGGCATCAGCCTGATTGTGTTGGGGGCTGTTTACCTCTTTTACAAGGAATTATTGGTCACATCGTTTGACCCGACAATGGGCGCAGCTTACGGACTGCCCGTTCGATTCATTCATTATTTCCTAATGACTCTCTTAACGATGGTAACCGTTGCATCCCTCCAGACAGTAGGCATTGTCCTGGTAGTTGCCATGCTTATCACCCCTGCAGCGTCAGCATATCTTTTAACCGAGCGGCTGTGGGTGATGATTTTCATTGCATCTGGCATTGGGGTGATTTCATCCATCGTTGGACTTTACTTCAGCTTCACCTACAACTTAGCTTCAGGAGCAACGATAGTCATCTCATCCACCGCTATTTTCATTCTCGTTTTCTTATTCTCCCCTAAGCACGGGCTGATATGGAAAACGCTGAAAGTAAAGAAAAAGAGAGCTTCATTAGTTTAA
- a CDS encoding aminotransferase class V-fold PLP-dependent enzyme, which yields MNIICKIAADHDEFEQIHQLNYQTFVEEIPQHKQNENQLLIDKFHEENTYVIAKAGEEVAGMIAIRAKRPFSLDYKLPNLEDYLPVKGEYCEVRLLSVKKEYRSTRVFYQLCEKLVELCLEKNYSMALISGTVRQLKLYKRIGFLPFGPLTGEEGAQFQPMYLTKENFERSTKVFKRLMARNSDQSGQHSFLPGPVFIHEKVKNAFAKEAVSHRHHDFIEDLKDLRSHLCRMTGASYAQVIVGTGTLSNDLVAAQLKNMEGNGLILANGEFGYRLIDHARRFQLSFQTIEKDWNEPILHEEIAYMLTENPSINWVWTVHCETSTGYLFDISRIQELCAKHGAELCVDACSTAGIVPLNLKDIYMASSVSGKGFGSYPGLAIVFHRDRIKGNSSVPRYLDLKMYEDNESIPYTHSSNLVYALKESIKLIDYDKINRLSFKVRERLADKGFSVLGGDDYSPGILTVHLPEGVSSREFGDICKQNGTLLSYESGYLLERNWVQVALMGAQEEEKVMASIEMMAGIFEKHYEKRYDYEVI from the coding sequence ATGAATATTATCTGCAAAATCGCAGCCGATCATGATGAATTTGAACAAATTCATCAGCTGAACTATCAGACATTTGTGGAAGAAATTCCACAGCATAAGCAAAATGAAAATCAGCTCCTAATCGATAAATTTCATGAAGAAAATACATATGTGATTGCCAAGGCTGGCGAGGAAGTGGCAGGAATGATCGCCATTCGAGCGAAAAGGCCATTTTCGCTTGATTACAAACTTCCTAATCTCGAAGACTACTTGCCTGTTAAGGGGGAATATTGCGAGGTACGCCTGCTGTCAGTCAAAAAAGAATACCGCAGCACCCGTGTTTTTTATCAGCTTTGTGAAAAGCTTGTGGAGCTTTGCCTTGAAAAAAATTATTCGATGGCCCTGATCTCGGGGACGGTCAGACAGCTGAAATTGTATAAGCGGATTGGCTTTTTGCCTTTCGGTCCTCTGACAGGAGAGGAGGGCGCCCAATTTCAGCCCATGTACTTAACAAAAGAGAATTTCGAACGTTCAACAAAAGTTTTCAAACGCTTAATGGCCAGAAACTCAGATCAGTCCGGGCAGCACTCTTTTTTGCCGGGACCAGTCTTTATTCATGAGAAGGTGAAAAACGCTTTTGCCAAAGAAGCCGTATCACATCGCCATCATGACTTCATTGAGGACTTGAAGGACCTGCGTTCTCACTTATGCAGGATGACAGGTGCCTCTTATGCACAAGTTATTGTCGGGACGGGAACACTTTCGAACGACCTTGTCGCTGCCCAGCTGAAAAACATGGAGGGGAATGGGCTGATACTCGCCAATGGTGAATTTGGCTATCGTCTCATTGATCATGCCAGAAGATTTCAACTATCTTTTCAGACGATTGAAAAAGACTGGAATGAACCGATCCTGCATGAGGAAATTGCATATATGCTGACAGAAAATCCTTCTATAAACTGGGTCTGGACGGTCCATTGTGAAACCTCAACAGGGTATTTATTCGATATAAGCAGAATTCAGGAGCTATGTGCGAAGCATGGTGCCGAGCTTTGCGTGGATGCATGCAGTACAGCCGGAATCGTCCCGCTTAATCTAAAAGATATTTATATGGCATCCTCCGTCAGCGGAAAAGGATTTGGCTCGTACCCTGGGCTTGCGATTGTATTCCATAGAGACAGAATTAAAGGGAACAGCAGTGTTCCCAGATACCTGGATTTAAAGATGTATGAGGACAATGAAAGCATTCCTTATACCCATTCTTCCAATCTGGTCTACGCATTAAAAGAGAGTATAAAGCTGATAGATTATGACAAGATAAACAGATTGTCTTTCAAAGTAAGGGAGAGGCTTGCAGACAAGGGTTTTTCCGTTCTGGGCGGGGACGATTATTCGCCAGGCATCCTTACTGTCCATTTGCCGGAGGGCGTTTCCAGCAGGGAATTTGGCGACATATGCAAACAGAATGGAACTCTTCTAAGCTATGAAAGCGGGTACCTGCTTGAAAGAAATTGGGTTCAGGTGGCTCTGATGGGGGCGCAGGAAGAAGAGAAGGTCATGGCTTCTATTGAAATGATGGCAGGTATTTTCGAAAAACACTATGAAAAGCGGTATGATTATGAAGTTATTTAA